In a single window of the Caulobacter soli genome:
- a CDS encoding alpha-ketoglutarate-dependent dioxygenase AlkB, giving the protein MTTWQANLFDDLAIGPPGFVYRADQISRDEEAALVANLGRLDLRAFEMQGHQARRRVAYFGARYDAGTGGLDQGAPIPDFLQSLRRKAAGLAGLEPDALVHALVNEYPPGAPIGWHRDKAAFGQVIGFSLLSPGVLRFRRPHGAGWERQSLTLEPRSAYWLAGEARSVWEHSIPPVEALRYSVTFRTLA; this is encoded by the coding sequence ATGACCACATGGCAAGCCAACCTGTTCGATGATCTGGCGATCGGGCCGCCAGGGTTTGTCTATCGCGCCGACCAGATCTCGCGTGATGAGGAGGCCGCGCTCGTCGCGAACCTCGGCCGGCTCGACCTGCGCGCTTTCGAGATGCAGGGCCACCAGGCGCGACGCCGCGTGGCCTATTTCGGCGCGCGCTACGATGCGGGCACGGGCGGTCTGGATCAGGGAGCGCCGATCCCGGACTTCCTGCAGTCGCTACGCCGCAAGGCGGCGGGTCTGGCTGGGCTGGAGCCCGACGCCCTGGTCCACGCCCTGGTCAACGAATATCCGCCGGGCGCGCCGATCGGCTGGCACCGCGACAAGGCGGCGTTCGGCCAGGTGATCGGGTTCTCGCTGCTGTCGCCCGGCGTTCTACGTTTTCGGCGACCGCACGGCGCGGGCTGGGAACGACAATCGCTGACCCTGGAGCCGCGCTCGGCCTACTGGCTGGCGGGCGAGGCGCGCTCGGTCTGGGAGCATAGCATCCCGCCGGTCGAGGCCCTGCGTTATTCGGTGACGTTCCGCACCCTGGCCTGA
- a CDS encoding NAD(P)/FAD-dependent oxidoreductase produces the protein MSAAQLDAVIVGGGPAGLTAALYMARFRREVVVIDGGASRAAWIPTTHNHPGFPDGVSGEALLDLQRRHALRYGARIQAGAVEALAVEPDGFTLTVDGEPLRARTVLLACGVEDNAPDLPDVDAAVRRTLLRICPICDGFEVTGQRVGVIGHGPLGAREALFLGAYTDRLSLIHIAAPNALPAEERDQLARAGVTLIEAPIESVELQPDRPRALCFSGPGRVEFDALYSALGVTPRTELALAAGARHDDQGRLVVDDHQQTSIPGLYAAGDMVRGLNQITTAQGEAAIAATAMHNRLRGA, from the coding sequence ATGAGCGCGGCACAGCTCGATGCCGTGATCGTGGGCGGCGGTCCGGCCGGCCTGACGGCGGCCCTGTACATGGCGCGCTTCCGGCGCGAGGTGGTGGTCATCGACGGCGGCGCCAGTCGCGCGGCTTGGATACCGACGACGCACAATCATCCCGGCTTCCCGGACGGCGTGTCCGGCGAGGCCTTGCTGGACCTGCAGCGGCGGCACGCCCTTCGCTACGGCGCCCGGATCCAGGCCGGCGCGGTCGAGGCTCTCGCGGTCGAGCCTGACGGCTTCACCCTGACCGTCGACGGCGAGCCGCTACGCGCCAGGACCGTCCTGCTGGCCTGCGGGGTCGAGGACAACGCCCCGGACCTGCCGGACGTCGATGCGGCGGTGCGCCGAACCCTGCTGCGGATCTGCCCCATCTGCGACGGCTTCGAAGTCACCGGCCAGCGGGTCGGCGTGATCGGTCACGGACCGCTGGGGGCGCGCGAGGCCCTGTTCCTGGGGGCCTATACCGACCGGCTGTCCCTGATCCACATCGCTGCGCCCAACGCCCTGCCCGCCGAGGAACGCGACCAGCTGGCCCGTGCGGGCGTAACCTTGATCGAGGCGCCGATCGAAAGCGTCGAGCTTCAGCCCGACCGGCCGCGCGCCCTATGCTTCTCGGGTCCGGGCCGCGTGGAGTTCGACGCGCTCTACAGCGCCCTGGGCGTCACGCCCCGCACCGAGCTGGCGCTGGCGGCCGGCGCCCGCCACGACGACCAAGGCCGGCTGGTGGTCGATGACCATCAGCAGACCTCGATCCCGGGCCTCTACGCCGCCGGCGACATGGTGCGCGGGCTCAACCAGATCACCACGGCCCAGGGCGAGGCGGCCATCGCCGCCACCGCCATGCACAACCGACTCAGAGGCGCCTAG
- the der gene encoding ribosome biogenesis GTPase Der gives MPLKLAIVGRPNVGKSTLFNRLAGRKLALVDDQPGVTRDRRFAHGRLGDLDLELIDTAGFEDVTDESLEARMRAQTELAIEEADVSLLVFDAREGLTPLDKIFAEILRKRNKPVLVAANKSEGKAGDHGAAEANVLGLGEPIQISGEHGEGMAELYAALIAIAPEELQGEHDELGDDKPIKIAIVGRPNAGKSTLINRLIGEQRLLTGPEAGITRDSISVDWIWGDRKVRLVDTAGLRKKAKVNEKLEKLSTGDTIRSITFAEVVLLVMDATHPFETQDLQIADLAEREGRCVVFVLAKWDLVEDPGATLKGFVEHAERMLPQLRGTPVIALSGETGKGVERLMPAVLKSHKDWSTKVKTRDLNDWLQMAMQRHPPPSVGGKRIKPKYMAQTKARPPTFVLFSSRADQMPEQYRRYLINSLRESFDLPGVPLRITLKSGANPYAEGEAKGHSGKGKREFERREREAERIRASRNTVKKSVRVAEAAAAAAAQAAGLPVPAPSTGKPVSKAAKASKAPKPAEVVASPAAEPGKSAVKSVKKMGPKAQKKSTTPSYKVGFKAAGGKSAGSKTAVRRPVAGARTVRGNKAPPKGR, from the coding sequence ATGCCTTTGAAACTCGCCATCGTCGGCCGCCCCAATGTGGGTAAGTCGACCCTGTTCAACCGTCTGGCCGGCCGCAAGCTGGCCCTGGTCGACGACCAGCCCGGCGTCACCCGCGACCGTCGCTTCGCCCACGGCCGCCTCGGCGACCTGGACCTGGAGCTGATCGACACCGCCGGCTTCGAGGACGTCACCGACGAAAGCCTGGAAGCGCGGATGCGCGCCCAGACCGAGCTGGCGATCGAGGAGGCCGATGTCTCCCTGCTGGTGTTCGACGCCCGCGAGGGTCTGACGCCGCTGGACAAGATCTTCGCCGAGATCCTGCGCAAGCGGAACAAGCCGGTGCTGGTGGCGGCCAACAAGTCCGAGGGCAAGGCCGGCGACCATGGCGCGGCCGAGGCCAACGTGCTGGGCCTGGGCGAACCGATCCAGATCAGCGGCGAGCATGGCGAGGGCATGGCCGAGCTCTACGCGGCCCTGATCGCCATCGCGCCCGAAGAGCTGCAGGGCGAGCACGACGAGCTGGGCGACGACAAGCCGATCAAGATCGCCATTGTCGGCCGCCCCAACGCCGGCAAGTCGACCCTGATCAACCGCCTGATCGGCGAGCAGCGCCTGCTGACCGGTCCCGAGGCCGGCATCACGCGCGACTCCATCTCGGTGGATTGGATCTGGGGCGACCGCAAGGTGCGCCTGGTCGACACCGCCGGCCTGCGCAAGAAGGCCAAGGTCAACGAGAAGCTGGAAAAGCTCTCGACCGGCGACACCATCCGCTCGATCACCTTCGCCGAGGTGGTGCTGCTGGTGATGGACGCCACCCACCCGTTCGAGACCCAGGACCTTCAGATCGCCGACCTGGCCGAGCGGGAAGGGCGCTGCGTCGTCTTCGTGCTGGCCAAGTGGGACCTGGTCGAGGATCCTGGCGCGACCCTGAAGGGCTTCGTCGAGCACGCCGAGCGCATGCTGCCGCAGCTGCGCGGCACGCCCGTGATCGCGCTGTCCGGCGAGACCGGCAAGGGCGTCGAGCGCCTGATGCCGGCCGTGCTCAAGAGCCACAAGGACTGGTCGACCAAGGTCAAGACCCGCGACCTGAACGACTGGCTGCAGATGGCCATGCAGCGCCACCCGCCGCCCAGCGTCGGCGGCAAGCGCATCAAGCCCAAGTACATGGCCCAGACCAAGGCTCGTCCGCCGACCTTCGTGCTGTTCTCCAGCCGCGCCGACCAGATGCCCGAGCAGTATCGGCGCTACCTGATCAACAGCCTGCGCGAAAGCTTCGACCTGCCGGGCGTGCCACTGCGCATTACCCTGAAGTCGGGCGCCAACCCGTATGCCGAGGGCGAGGCCAAGGGCCACTCGGGCAAGGGCAAGCGCGAATTCGAGCGGCGCGAACGCGAGGCCGAACGCATTCGCGCCTCGCGCAACACCGTCAAGAAGTCGGTGCGCGTCGCCGAAGCCGCCGCCGCGGCCGCGGCTCAGGCCGCCGGACTGCCCGTGCCGGCTCCGAGCACCGGAAAGCCGGTCTCGAAAGCCGCGAAGGCCTCCAAGGCGCCCAAGCCCGCCGAGGTCGTGGCGTCGCCGGCGGCTGAACCCGGCAAGTCGGCGGTCAAGTCGGTGAAGAAGATGGGCCCCAAGGCCCAGAAGAAGTCGACCACGCCCAGCTACAAGGTCGGCTTCAAGGCTGCCGGCGGCAAGAGCGCCGGCTCCAAGACGGCGGTGCGCCGTCCGGTGGCCGGAGCGCGCACCGTGCGCGGCAACAAGGCGCCGCCGAAGGGGCGCTAG
- a CDS encoding PQQ-binding-like beta-propeller repeat protein, translated as MTTKRYLLLTAMMTAAVSVAGCSTLSKINPFDKKEANKTLATQGQRISVIAFDQKVEAAEALKGADFYLPEPTVQADWPLPGGNAEQSVEHVAAAANFDIAWRKGFGQKANRKYHVTAPPIAADGKIFVMDGEATVVAMDAKSGSTIWRKDLRPAKAPGKKHGFMGIGGSAADRTGFGGGVAYANGKLYVSSGFRFVAQLDAATGAEAWRQSTSTPIHAAPTVSDGRVFVISTDNELLTFNAADGAPGWTYQALIEPARILGATSPAVSGDTVVAGFASGELVALRATNGNDLWSEALSRASRTNALSEIRDIAGRPVIFKGDVFAVSHSGVFAATDLRTGQARWSLPVTAITSPWAAGDVVFVVDKAGQVICVSREAGQVYWIRDLNNTDKLSKKQKKKRAKHPLLWSTPILASGRLITVSSEGQAVALNPKTGETLKTLKVGQSVLLGPIAMGDTVYVATDEADLIAIR; from the coding sequence ATGACGACTAAGCGCTATCTGCTCCTCACCGCGATGATGACCGCCGCGGTGTCGGTGGCCGGGTGTTCGACGCTCTCGAAGATCAATCCCTTCGACAAGAAGGAAGCCAACAAGACCCTGGCCACTCAGGGGCAGCGGATCTCGGTCATCGCCTTCGACCAGAAGGTCGAGGCGGCCGAAGCGCTGAAGGGCGCCGACTTCTACCTGCCCGAGCCCACGGTCCAGGCCGACTGGCCGCTGCCGGGCGGCAACGCCGAGCAGTCGGTCGAACACGTGGCGGCCGCCGCCAACTTCGACATCGCCTGGCGCAAGGGCTTCGGCCAAAAGGCCAACCGCAAGTATCACGTCACCGCCCCGCCGATCGCCGCCGACGGCAAGATCTTCGTGATGGACGGTGAAGCCACCGTCGTCGCCATGGACGCTAAGAGCGGTTCGACGATCTGGCGCAAGGACCTGCGCCCGGCCAAGGCTCCGGGCAAGAAGCACGGCTTCATGGGCATCGGCGGCAGCGCGGCCGACCGCACCGGCTTCGGCGGCGGCGTCGCCTACGCCAACGGCAAGCTCTACGTCTCGTCGGGCTTCCGCTTCGTGGCCCAGCTGGACGCCGCCACCGGCGCCGAGGCCTGGCGCCAGTCGACCAGCACGCCGATCCACGCCGCGCCGACCGTTTCGGACGGCCGGGTGTTCGTGATCTCGACCGACAACGAACTGCTGACCTTCAACGCCGCCGACGGCGCGCCGGGTTGGACCTACCAGGCCCTGATCGAGCCGGCCCGCATCCTGGGAGCCACCAGCCCCGCGGTCAGCGGCGACACCGTGGTGGCTGGCTTCGCCTCGGGCGAACTGGTCGCCCTGCGCGCCACCAACGGCAACGATCTGTGGAGCGAGGCCCTCAGCCGCGCCAGCCGCACCAACGCCCTGTCGGAAATCCGCGACATTGCCGGTCGTCCGGTGATCTTCAAGGGCGACGTCTTCGCCGTCAGCCACTCGGGCGTGTTCGCCGCCACCGACCTGCGCACGGGCCAGGCCCGCTGGAGCCTGCCGGTCACGGCCATCACCAGCCCCTGGGCGGCCGGCGACGTGGTCTTCGTGGTCGACAAGGCCGGCCAGGTGATCTGCGTGTCGCGCGAAGCCGGTCAGGTCTATTGGATCCGCGATCTCAACAACACCGACAAGCTGAGCAAGAAGCAGAAGAAGAAGCGCGCCAAGCACCCGCTGCTGTGGTCGACGCCGATCCTGGCTTCGGGCCGACTGATCACCGTGTCGAGCGAGGGTCAGGCCGTGGCCCTCAACCCCAAGACCGGCGAGACGCTGAAGACCCTGAAGGTCGGCCAATCCGTCCTGCTGGGGCCGATCGCCATGGGCGACACGGTCTATGTGGCGACCGACGAAGCCGATCTGATCGCCATCCGCTAG
- a CDS encoding tetratricopeptide repeat protein yields the protein MVDVFDEVEEQLRSDRYKSLALKSLPWVGALAAVAILGAGGWAGWTSYQQSQTDKATEAYQTALTTSQKSGPVAAFPAFEAISKTGTPTYKALALFQMGGARLEQNKTAEAVAYFDQAAKLSSNPVLADLAGLNSALALLDTAPYKDVEARLTPLMGEKSPYRVQAKEALAFAKLRAGDLVGARGDFLVLSSSLDNSSDEIRERARGAMAMIDSGSAKDLPAVVKAALALPPTAALPPGPPADAAPNTAQ from the coding sequence GTGGTCGATGTGTTTGACGAGGTCGAAGAGCAGCTGCGCTCCGACCGCTACAAGTCCCTCGCGCTGAAGTCGCTGCCCTGGGTGGGCGCGCTGGCCGCGGTGGCGATTCTGGGCGCGGGCGGCTGGGCGGGCTGGACAAGCTACCAGCAGAGCCAGACCGACAAGGCTACCGAAGCCTATCAGACGGCCCTGACCACCAGCCAGAAGTCGGGACCCGTCGCGGCCTTCCCGGCCTTCGAGGCGATCTCCAAGACCGGTACGCCGACCTACAAGGCCCTGGCCCTTTTCCAGATGGGCGGCGCCCGCCTGGAGCAGAACAAAACCGCCGAGGCGGTGGCCTATTTCGATCAAGCGGCCAAGCTTTCGTCCAATCCGGTGCTGGCCGACCTCGCCGGCCTCAATTCCGCCTTGGCGCTCCTCGACACGGCTCCTTACAAGGACGTCGAGGCGAGGCTGACCCCGTTGATGGGCGAGAAGAGTCCCTATCGCGTACAGGCGAAGGAAGCACTGGCCTTCGCCAAGCTGCGGGCCGGCGATCTGGTCGGCGCGCGCGGCGACTTCCTCGTGCTGTCCAGCTCGCTCGACAACTCCTCCGACGAAATTCGCGAGCGGGCTCGCGGCGCCATGGCCATGATCGATTCCGGCTCCGCCAAGGATCTGCCGGCCGTGGTCAAGGCCGCCCTGGCCCTGCCGCCGACCGCCGCGCTTCCGCCCGGCCCGCCAGCCGACGCCGCCCCCAATACCGCCCAATGA